One part of the Sciurus carolinensis chromosome 6, mSciCar1.2, whole genome shotgun sequence genome encodes these proteins:
- the LOC124987267 gene encoding LOW QUALITY PROTEIN: terminal nucleotidyltransferase 5B-like (The sequence of the model RefSeq protein was modified relative to this genomic sequence to represent the inferred CDS: inserted 2 bases in 1 codon), translated as MMPSESGAERLEGAAAQVGTAAASAVATAAPAGGDPDPEASSTSPRHLSRLAWPQVKRLDAFLSEPIPIHGRGNFPTLSVQPRQIVDVVRSSLEEQGLHVHSVRLHGSAASRVLHPESGLGYKDLDLVFRVDLRSEASFQLTKAVVLAYLLDFLPAGVSRAKITPLTLKEAYVQKLVKVCTDTDRWSLISLSNKSGKNVELKFVDSVRRQFEFSVDSFQIVLDSLLLFGQCSSTPMSEAFHPTVTGESLYGDFAEALEHLRHRVIAXRSPEEIRGGGLLKYCHLLVRGFRPRPNTDVRALQRYMCPRFFIDFPDLAEQQRTLERYLEAHFGGADAARRYACLVTLHQVVNESTVCLMNHERRQTLDLIATLALKALAEQGPAAAAALAWRPPGPDGIVPATVNYYVTPVQPLLARAHSYPTWLPCN; from the exons ATGATGCCCTCGGAGAGCGGAGCTGAGCGCCTGGAGGGGGCAGCTGCGCAGGTGGGGACGGCCGCAGCCTCGGCAGTGGCCACGGCTGCCCCGGCAGGCGGCGACCCCGACCCAGAGGCCTCATCAACCTCCCCCAGGCACCTGAGCAGGCTGGCCTGGCCACAGGTGAAGCGGCTGGACGCGTTCCTGAGCGAGCCGATTCCCATTCACGGGCGCGGCAACTTCCCCACGCTGAGCGTGCAGCCCCGGCAGATCGT GGATGTGGTCCGCAGCAGCCTGGAGGAACAAGGACTTCACGTGCACAGTGTGAGGCTGCACGGCTCAGCCGCCAGCCGCGTGCTACACCCTGAAAGTGGCCTGGGCTACAAGGACCTGGACCTGGTGTTCAGGGTGGACCTGCGCAGCGAGGCCTCCTTCCAGCTGACCAAGGCAGTGGTGCTGGCCTACCTGTTGGACTTCCTGCCGGCCGGCGTGAGCCGCGCCAAGATCACACCACTGACACTCAAGGAAGCGTACGTGCAGAAGCTGGTGAAAGTGTGCACAGACACAGACCGCTGGAGCCTCATCTCGCTGTCCAACAAGAGTGGCAAGAACGTGGAGCTCAAGTTCGTGGACTCTGTGAGGCGACAGTTCGAGTTCAGTGTTGACTCCTTCCAGATCGTCCTAGACTCCCTCCTGCTCTTTGGCCAGTGCTCATCCACACCCATGTCTGAGGCCTTCCACCCCACGGTGACAGGTGAGAGTCTGTATGGGGACTTTGCAGAGGCCCTGGAGCACCTGCGGCATCGTGTCATTGC ACGCAGCCCGGAGGAGATCCGTGGCGGCGGCCTCCTCAAGTACTGTCACCTCCTGGTGCGTGGTTTCCGGCCACGGCCCAACACTGATGTGCGTGCCCTACAACGGTACATGTGCCCCCGCTTCTTCATCGACTTTCCCGACCTGGCAGAGCAGCAGCGCACTCTGGAGCGCTACCTGGAGGCTCACTTTGGCGGGGCCGATGCAGCCCGCCGCTACGCCTGCTTGGTGACCCTGCACCAGGTGGTCAACGAGAGCACCGTGTGCCTCATGAACCATGAGCGCCGCCAGACACTGGACCTCATTGCCACGCTGGCACTCAAGGCACTGGCTGAGCAGGGCCCAGCTGCCGCTGCCGCTCTGGCCTGGCGCCCTCCAGGCCCTGATGGGATTGTGCCAGCCACTGTCAATTACTACGTGACCCCTGTGCAGCCTCTGCTGGCTCGAGCCCACTCCTATCCCACCTGGCTGCCTTGTAACTGA